In Pseudomonas nunensis, a single window of DNA contains:
- the flgA gene encoding flagellar basal body P-ring formation chaperone FlgA, translating to MNKQTTFFRHLTSNYRKLLCAVSAVCLLPLGSPAVADAVTLPDMLIGVTQGFLEFTVEDYLATSQTEGRYEIEVKQLDPRLRMPMCDKELTASLESPATPIGRVTVKVRCEGSSPWTVFVPAQVRLFRDVVITTRPLKRAGIIEPGDVAMRERDISLINQGYFTSVDQAIGQKLTRPTVGDQVITLVHLEQAEVVRKGDQVVITARSGTLSVRMPGEALSNGGLAEQIRVKNLNSMRVIKAQVTAPGQVEVSM from the coding sequence ATGAACAAACAAACGACATTTTTCCGACACCTGACATCAAACTACCGCAAATTGCTTTGCGCGGTGTCGGCTGTTTGCCTGTTGCCTCTTGGCAGCCCTGCCGTTGCTGACGCGGTTACCTTGCCTGACATGCTTATCGGCGTCACTCAGGGCTTTCTTGAATTCACCGTAGAAGACTATCTGGCCACCAGTCAAACGGAAGGCCGCTACGAAATCGAGGTCAAGCAGCTCGATCCGCGGCTGCGTATGCCCATGTGCGACAAGGAATTGACAGCCTCGCTGGAGAGCCCGGCCACCCCGATCGGTCGGGTAACGGTCAAGGTCCGCTGCGAGGGCAGCTCCCCGTGGACAGTGTTCGTGCCCGCTCAAGTGCGCCTGTTTCGAGACGTTGTGATCACCACTCGACCACTCAAGCGCGCGGGCATTATCGAACCCGGCGATGTCGCTATGCGCGAGCGCGACATCAGCCTGATCAACCAGGGATATTTCACTTCGGTTGACCAGGCGATTGGACAGAAACTTACCCGACCAACGGTAGGCGATCAGGTGATTACCCTCGTCCACCTGGAACAGGCGGAAGTCGTGCGCAAAGGTGATCAGGTGGTGATTACCGCACGCAGTGGTACGCTCAGTGTTCGCATGCCGGGCGAAGCCCTCTCCAATGGCGGTTTGGCCGAGCAAATACGGGTTA
- a CDS encoding chemotaxis protein CheV: protein MAGVMDSVNQRTQLVGQNRLELLLFRLDGQQLYGINVFKVREVLQCPKLTLMPKSSPVVCGVANIRGATIPILDLAMATGAGALKDQSNPFVIITEYNTKTQGFLVRSVERIVNMNWEEIHPPPKGTGRDHYLTAVTRVDNQLVEIIDVEKILAEVAPTPEAISVGVVDVETQHKALSLRVLTVDDSSVARKQVTRCLQTIGVEVVALNDGRQALEYLRKLVDEGKKPEEEFLMMISDIEMPEMDGYTLTAEIRADPRMQKLHIILHTSLSGVFNQAMVKKVGADDFLAKFRPDDLASRVVDRIKAADIS from the coding sequence ATGGCTGGTGTAATGGATTCGGTAAACCAGCGCACGCAACTGGTAGGGCAGAATCGCCTTGAGCTGTTGTTGTTCCGTCTCGACGGCCAGCAGCTGTATGGGATCAACGTGTTCAAGGTTCGTGAGGTGCTGCAATGCCCCAAACTGACTCTGATGCCCAAGTCCAGTCCCGTCGTGTGCGGTGTGGCAAATATTCGTGGGGCGACCATCCCGATCCTTGATCTGGCGATGGCCACCGGTGCCGGTGCACTTAAAGATCAAAGCAATCCCTTCGTGATCATCACGGAGTACAACACCAAGACCCAAGGCTTCCTGGTCCGGTCGGTAGAGCGCATCGTCAACATGAACTGGGAGGAGATCCATCCGCCACCCAAGGGCACGGGACGCGATCATTACCTCACGGCTGTGACTCGGGTCGACAATCAGTTAGTCGAAATCATCGACGTCGAGAAGATCCTCGCGGAGGTGGCGCCGACGCCGGAAGCGATTTCGGTGGGTGTGGTCGATGTCGAAACCCAGCACAAGGCGTTGTCCTTGCGAGTGCTGACGGTCGATGACTCGTCGGTGGCGCGCAAGCAGGTCACGCGTTGCCTGCAAACGATCGGTGTCGAAGTGGTGGCGCTGAACGACGGTCGGCAAGCGCTGGAATACCTGCGCAAACTGGTCGATGAGGGCAAGAAGCCGGAAGAAGAGTTCCTGATGATGATCTCCGACATCGAGATGCCGGAGATGGACGGGTACACCCTGACGGCCGAGATCCGCGCTGACCCACGCATGCAAAAGCTTCATATCATCCTGCATACTTCGTTGTCGGGTGTATTCAATCAGGCGATGGTCAAGAAAGTCGGTGCCGATGACTTCCTTGCCAAATTCCGCCCTGATGACCTGGCATCCCGGGTAGTCGACCGGATCAAAGCAGCAGATATCAGCTAG
- the cheR gene encoding protein-glutamate O-methyltransferase CheR yields MSTGNLDFEQFRVFLEKACGILLGENKQYLVSSRLNKLMEQQGIKSLGELVQRIQTQPRSGLREMVVDAMTTNETLWFRDTYPFEVLKNKVLPEAIKAAPGQRLRIWSAACSSGQEPYSLSMSIDEFERTNMGQLKMGVQIVATDLSGTMLTNCKTGEYDSLAIGRGLSPERLQRFFDPKGPGRWAIKAPIKSRVEFRSFNLLDSYAALGKFDIVFCRNVLIYFSAEVKKDILLRIHSTLKPGGYLFLGASEALNGLPDHYQMVQCSPGIIYQAK; encoded by the coding sequence TTGTCTACGGGTAATTTGGATTTCGAACAGTTCCGGGTCTTCCTGGAAAAAGCCTGTGGCATTTTGCTCGGTGAAAACAAGCAATACCTGGTCTCGAGCCGTCTCAACAAACTGATGGAACAGCAGGGCATCAAATCCCTGGGTGAGCTGGTCCAGCGCATCCAGACCCAGCCGCGCAGTGGTTTGCGCGAGATGGTGGTGGATGCCATGACGACCAACGAAACCCTGTGGTTTCGTGACACCTATCCGTTTGAAGTCTTGAAGAACAAGGTACTGCCCGAAGCGATCAAGGCTGCTCCCGGTCAACGGCTGCGCATCTGGTCGGCGGCGTGTTCGTCGGGTCAGGAACCGTATTCGCTGTCGATGTCGATCGACGAGTTCGAGCGGACCAACATGGGCCAGTTGAAGATGGGCGTGCAGATCGTTGCCACCGACCTGTCCGGCACCATGCTGACCAACTGCAAGACCGGCGAGTACGACAGCCTGGCAATCGGTCGCGGCCTGTCGCCCGAGCGTTTGCAACGTTTCTTCGATCCGAAAGGGCCTGGACGTTGGGCGATCAAGGCGCCGATCAAAAGCCGGGTCGAGTTCCGTTCGTTCAACCTGCTCGATAGCTACGCGGCGCTGGGCAAGTTCGACATCGTGTTCTGCCGCAACGTGCTGATCTACTTCTCCGCCGAGGTGAAGAAAGACATCCTGTTGCGCATCCACAGCACTTTGAAGCCAGGTGGCTATCTGTTCCTCGGCGCGTCCGAAGCGCTGAACGGTTTGCCGGATCACTACCAGATGGTCCAGTGCAGCCCGGGGATCATTTACCAGGCGAAGTGA